A stretch of DNA from Schizosaccharomyces osmophilus chromosome 2, complete sequence:
AGagatgaatgaaaagatcAATTTTAATGTATAATTAAAGCGTTCTTTGGATGTGActgtcttttgtttcgtcCCTTTTTGGTGGTGGCAAGTGGTCGCTTCTGAAAGGCAAATTTGTAGGGACTAAAGTGGGCGGCgatttttgttgtttagTTTTGATTAAGCGATAGGAATTGGAATCCAGTATAGTATATTAGTGTATCATGAAGCATTGCctaagtaaacaaaaaacaaataattcatGGAAAATTTACAACaatcattatttattttttagtttatGAGATTGTATATCGAAAGGTATTTTCACGTTTGTCAGGTAATACCTCTCTTGTCGTATTGGATGTACAAGTTTTCTAgtatttttgctttaagCCTGGAACTCAAAGCTTTCGAAATGCTCTACTTGTTTTAGCAAAACGGTTTTTCTTAGTacttgaaaacaatatttaattttctacttatgcttttctttcgtttctCGAAGATGGAAATGTTCTTGTTCACATCCACCGTTAGTATCGTATCGTACACCTCatgagaaagaaatcaacACAGACAACACCTTTTCTACCTCATAAAAATATTGTTTATAATCCAGTTTTCAaccaaaattaaattaaaaacacACAAAGATAAGAAATAGTCCATGTTGatgtttaatttttgataTAGGAACGATTTACCTCTCTATAGTGACTATGGAGGAACGTTCATCAAACTCAGACGAGAATGATGCCAAATTCCTTCACCTTTTAGCCGACGATTTTTCTGGTCTGTCTTTAAACGATGAAGAAGTTGCTATTTTACGTTCCCATCTTCGCTATCGAAAGAATTCACATAGCTCTAATAGTGAACACAATCAAGCAGGGTCAGATTCCAATGTGCATACAAAGgaggaaaaaggaaaagaaaacatttcaTTTGACGAAAATATCAAACCAAGTTTCGATCAGGTAGAAGAGTCGACACTTTCTAAACCCCTTTACCATAAGGAAGAAGCTGAATCTAGTTTACAGGAACATCATAGAGAATTTGATCATTTTTTATCATCTCCTTCATCAGGAAATGTTTCTTCTACGCCCAACAAACAGGTTCAAAACAACGCTCCTTTAACTCCCTTATCCTTGATCTCCAAAGggatttctttaaatagCGACGATGAAACGGATACGGACGAACAACTGTCCCCAGTGCTTACGGCAAAGAAAGCTTATGGGGACTTGAACTATCCTTCAACTTTGTATCATTCGGATGACGATTCTTCTAGTGAATCATTCCCTCGTGAACAGGTAATCCTTAGCGATGATTTGGAACACGAGAATCATCAAAAGCCCGGATACCTTACTCCcattaaagaagaaaattcctCAGCGTACTCGTCGCGAATCCCAGATACTACGGGTTTGAGCCGAAAAATCTCTGACATATCCATCCCTGCATCTGCAATGAAAGAGttggaagagaaaaagagccTTCTAAGTAAAGAGTTCCGAGATGCTCCACCAGGTGCCTCTTTGActttaaaagaacaagCGAACGTTATAGACAATCTTCGTAAAGAAGCATTTGGCCTTAAGCtgaaatgttttttcttgtatgACCAACTAAACAAATTTCACGACTCTGAGGTTCAAGATATAATGAAGCAAAATATAGACTTGAAAACTGTTACATTACAAATGCAGCGTGCAGTGGCTAgttatgaaaagaagatatCTTCATATGAAAATAAGCCCTCTACTGCTTCATCAGATGCTCTACAGTCGAAATTGtttgatttggaaaaaaaaaattcagaaaCTCTTTCCGAATTACAGTCTACGAAAAAGGCACTGAttaaacttgaaaaagaacggCAGAAACAACTGAATCCTGTATATGATGCTTATCATGGTAATGAGCAGAGtactctttcttctttattggATTGCGAGCGTcgtgaaaaagaaagcttgtTACACGAAGTTGACTCTTTGCGTAGCTTGCTTGCTCAAAAAAGTCAGATTCAACCGCGGACATCTGATGAAAGGGTTATACTGAGTTTGCAGCGTACTAATGATCTTTTGAGGAAAGATCTTGGTGCACAGAATGAAGCCTTTCTATTCCAGATGGAGGAGAAGGACAAGCTTATGCAAGAAATGGAAGAGCTTCGAAGTAATCTTGATGCCGCAAAGCTGAATGCAGTAGCTGAAGCTGAAGCaagtaaaaatgaaatatgGGATTTAATGATGGCTTGCAAGATGAAAACACAAGAGCAAGCGGTTGAACTTAGCCAACTTTATAAGCAGTTGGAGGAAATTGAATATGATTGCGAAAATAAACTCGTCAAAATGGAACAGCAATGGAAAGATGATGTAGATCAACTACAGCAATATGTGGAGGAGCTTACTCAAGATTTACACACTGCAAAAGACGAGTTGACCAAATCCGCCAATGACTCCCAAGCATACGAGCGAGCTCTAGATGATTTACGAAGAGGAACTGAAGCAGAAATCAATCATTTTGACAAAACAGTAcgtgaaaatgaagaaagtaTTGGTTTGTTCAAAGAAGAGATTGAGAAATTAACTGACGAGCTTTCACACCTTTCTGAAAGCTATAATGAAAAGTCAAATGAATTGAAGGTTTCTGAAAATAAGGTCGCAAACTTACGACAAAAATTAGAAGGCTCAAGTATGCTGTCCTCAGAAATAAACGCTCTAAATAGTCAATTGGAAAATTCCAATAATCTATGGCAATCAGcaactgaagaaaaagattcattaaaagaaaagttagAATCCATGCATGCTCAAATTGAGGGCATGAAATGTCACAATTTGGAGTcgaacaaaaaggaaagtgAGCTGCAAAAGCAAGTTGAGAAATTAATAACGGAAATTGATAATCTGAAACACTCACAGGAAGATGAAGGTAAAGAGATTTATACTTTATCTACCCagttagaagaaaagaaacatgaGTTGAGTACAGTTGCCCAAGAAAAGGCGACAATTATGAAAACTCTAGAAACACTAGAAAACCGCTATACTGTTTTGCAAAGTAGCTTTTCGTCACTTCAGAGTGCTATTTTAGAAACATTTGACAAGAAAGTTGAGCATTGTTCCGCTGAGTTACTTGTTCGACAGgtgaaaaaattaaaggatGAAAGCAAACGATTAAGTGTTGAAATAGAGAAGTCCACTCGGCAGTTTAGCAGAAATGAACAAATAATCAGAGAAAGGGAAGCTTCTATGGAGTCTATTCAATCtgagaagaaagaactaAAAGCCTTACTTGACTCGGAGCGCCGGTCAAAGAAAGTAATGCAATCTGAGCTCGACGCGTTGAACTTGCAGAACACTCGTCGTAGTCTCAGCAATTCTTCGAATCCATCTGATCGATCTCAATCTAGGGAATTCAAACTTCTTCAGAATTCCGAAAAGCGCTTAAAAGACCAAATAGACGAAAGAAATAATCTCATAAAGACAGTCATTGGCCGTTTGATTCAATTATCTGCATCTAATATGATAAGTGGAAGTAGCAGTCCTGATGCTTTAACGACATTTTCAAGTATGAGTCAGGCAATGCATGGTCAGCTTAAGGACTTAGAAAAGTTTGTTCACGGATTTAGAAAGAAGTGTAAAACTATGGAACGAGACtttaaaattgaaattggtAGACTTGATACCAACCTGGAGGCTCGAAGCAAAAAGCTTAGTCAGTTGGAAGAACGTTTCCGATTGATGAATGTCTCAACTTTAGGACCCCGACCCGCTTCTCCCAtgtcttcaaaaaaagcaatcacTAACACGGAGTTACCAGATAGCAAGAAATCTTCGCCTGACAGGTCCGCAGTACAACGTGGCATCACCGCATTGAAACGCGACGCTGAAGGGATGAGCCATATTTGGCAATTGAGGTTACGTGAAATGGAGTTTCAACTTAAAGCTGAGCAAGAAGGCCGTAAACGTGATAAGTTAGGGGCTCGAGAACGTCTTCAAGATTTAGTCAAGCAAAATCGAAGCCTTTCTCAGCAAATCACGTTTGATAAAAATCCACAACGTACTAATTCAGTTTCGTCGCATGAAACAGAGACCTAATAAAGTCTTAGGAcattcattcttttattgtttttatggtttattttctttttttttcgttctcTTTCAAATATTGTATATTTAGACTTAATAATATTGTAGAATGGGCTTTATACTGCTTACTTCATTCGGTTTTAATTCTTAAATGGAGAGGATAAGGGAGGTACAATTATGATACTAAAATCGAGGTTTAATTGTAGTTAAAGTAGCTTATGAAAATACTAATCCTTCATAGTCAACACAAATACAGAGGTGCTTGAGATGTGTGCCGTATCTCTCAATACTTCATATCATTCAGAAAGTAATCATTAAGAATGatatgtttgttttgtttaccattGTTTGGATATCATAACATTACACCagctttgtttgtttacgttttGATGATTGATAAATCTCAGTtaattgaagaaagaaaaatgttCCAGCTTCACTGCAACtatgaaaagaagtaaaGAAGCAGCTCATAATTATGGCATTGATGACTATAAAACAGGAAATCTGAAGGGTCCAATGTTAAATAGCTATGACAAAGAGCTTAAAAATCCATTC
This window harbors:
- the mto1 gene encoding gamma tubulin complex linker Mto1, with protein sequence MEERSSNSDENDAKFLHLLADDFSGLSLNDEEVAILRSHLRYRKNSHSSNSEHNQAGSDSNVHTKEEKGKENISFDENIKPSFDQVEESTLSKPLYHKEEAESSLQEHHREFDHFLSSPSSGNVSSTPNKQVQNNAPLTPLSLISKGISLNSDDETDTDEQLSPVLTAKKAYGDLNYPSTLYHSDDDSSSESFPREQVILSDDLEHENHQKPGYLTPIKEENSSAYSSRIPDTTGLSRKISDISIPASAMKELEEKKSLLSKEFRDAPPGASLTLKEQANVIDNLRKEAFGLKLKCFFLYDQLNKFHDSEVQDIMKQNIDLKTVTLQMQRAVASYEKKISSYENKPSTASSDALQSKLFDLEKKNSETLSELQSTKKALIKLEKERQKQLNPVYDAYHGNEQSTLSSLLDCERREKESLLHEVDSLRSLLAQKSQIQPRTSDERVILSLQRTNDLLRKDLGAQNEAFLFQMEEKDKLMQEMEELRSNLDAAKLNAVAEAEASKNEIWDLMMACKMKTQEQAVELSQLYKQLEEIEYDCENKLVKMEQQWKDDVDQLQQYVEELTQDLHTAKDELTKSANDSQAYERALDDLRRGTEAEINHFDKTVRENEESIGLFKEEIEKLTDELSHLSESYNEKSNELKVSENKVANLRQKLEGSSMLSSEINALNSQLENSNNLWQSATEEKDSLKEKLESMHAQIEGMKCHNLESNKKESELQKQVEKLITEIDNLKHSQEDEGKEIYTLSTQLEEKKHELSTVAQEKATIMKTLETLENRYTVLQSSFSSLQSAILETFDKKVEHCSAELLVRQVKKLKDESKRLSVEIEKSTRQFSRNEQIIREREASMESIQSEKKELKALLDSERRSKKVMQSELDALNLQNTRRSLSNSSNPSDRSQSREFKLLQNSEKRLKDQIDERNNLIKTVIGRLIQLSASNMISGSSSPDALTTFSSMSQAMHGQLKDLEKFVHGFRKKCKTMERDFKIEIGRLDTNLEARSKKLSQLEERFRLMNVSTLGPRPASPMSSKKAITNTELPDSKKSSPDRSAVQRGITALKRDAEGMSHIWQLRLREMEFQLKAEQEGRKRDKLGARERLQDLVKQNRSLSQQITFDKNPQRTNSVSSHETET